In Yersinia enterocolitica subsp. enterocolitica, one DNA window encodes the following:
- a CDS encoding sensor histidine kinase — MISLKRWRLFPRSLRQLVLMAFLLVLLPLLVLAYQAYQSLDHLSTQAADINRTTLADARRSEAMTSVALEMERSYRQYCVLDDATLAKLYQHQRKQYAQMLDAHAAILPDARYYQTLRELLTQLSDIKCKNSGPEQNASALLEQFSRSNAEMVQATRDVIFSRGQQLQKDIAERGQFFGWQSLLLFLVSVLLVVLFTRMIIGPVKGIERMINRLGEGRPLGNTALFKGPRELRSLAQRIIWLSERLAWLESQRHEFLRHISHELKTPLASMREGTELLADEVAGPLTQDQKEVVAILDNSSRHLQLLIEQLLDYNRKLADGPGELENVELVEMVEDVISAHSLPARAKMIRTETDLKADICWADPTLLMRVLDNLYSNAVHYGEESGTIWVRSRQVNNRVQIDIANTGASIPESEETMIFEPFFQGSHQRKGAVKGSGLGLSIAQDCIKRMQGDLQLVSVDYAAVCFRVELPLTAENE; from the coding sequence ATGATTTCGTTGAAAAGATGGCGTTTGTTCCCCCGTTCTTTACGTCAATTGGTGCTCATGGCATTTCTGTTGGTGCTGCTCCCTCTATTGGTGCTGGCATATCAGGCTTATCAAAGCCTTGACCATCTGAGCACCCAGGCGGCCGACATTAATCGCACCACGCTGGCAGATGCCCGGCGCAGTGAGGCCATGACCAGCGTGGCGCTCGAAATGGAGCGCAGTTATCGCCAGTATTGTGTATTAGATGATGCAACACTGGCAAAGCTCTATCAGCATCAGCGTAAACAGTATGCTCAAATGCTCGATGCCCATGCCGCCATCCTGCCCGATGCTCGCTATTATCAGACCCTGCGTGAATTGTTAACGCAACTTTCTGATATTAAATGTAAAAATAGTGGGCCAGAACAAAATGCTTCGGCGTTATTAGAGCAATTTTCGCGTTCGAATGCCGAAATGGTACAGGCCACCCGTGATGTGATTTTCTCCCGAGGACAGCAACTGCAAAAAGATATTGCCGAACGTGGGCAATTTTTTGGCTGGCAGTCCCTGTTACTGTTTTTAGTCAGCGTGTTGCTGGTGGTGTTATTCACACGCATGATTATCGGGCCGGTTAAAGGCATCGAGCGAATGATTAATCGGTTAGGAGAGGGGCGTCCACTGGGTAACACGGCCTTGTTTAAAGGGCCGCGAGAGTTACGCTCGCTGGCACAGCGCATTATCTGGCTCAGTGAACGTTTAGCTTGGCTTGAATCACAGCGCCATGAGTTTTTACGCCATATTTCCCATGAATTAAAAACGCCGCTGGCCAGTATGCGCGAAGGTACTGAATTGTTAGCAGATGAGGTTGCCGGCCCGCTGACTCAAGATCAAAAAGAAGTCGTGGCTATCCTGGATAACAGTAGCCGCCATTTACAATTATTAATTGAACAATTATTGGACTATAACCGTAAACTGGCTGATGGCCCCGGTGAGCTGGAAAATGTCGAATTGGTAGAAATGGTTGAAGATGTGATTTCAGCCCATAGCTTACCGGCGCGAGCCAAGATGATTCGTACCGAGACGGATCTGAAAGCGGATATTTGTTGGGCAGATCCGACACTATTGATGCGGGTATTAGATAATCTCTACTCCAATGCGGTGCACTATGGCGAGGAATCCGGTACCATTTGGGTGAGAAGCCGTCAGGTGAATAACCGCGTACAAATTGATATCGCCAATACCGGTGCTTCGATCCCGGAATCTGAAGAAACAATGATATTTGAGCCTTTTTTCCAGGGAAGTCATCAGCGAAAAGGGGCCGTCAAAGGCAGCGGGCTGGGGCTGAGTATTGCTCAGGACTGTATCAAACGTATGCAGGGCGACTTGCAATTGGTGTCCGTGGATTACGCCGCAGTCTGTTTCCGTGTTGAATTGCCATTAACCGCTGAGAATGAATAA
- the purL gene encoding phosphoribosylformylglycinamidine synthase — MEILRGSPALSAFRITKLLSRCQDAHLPVDDIYAEYVHFADVSAPLSADEHARLQRLLQYGPSLPEHAPEGRLLLVTPRPGTISPWSSKATDIAHNCALPQVLRLERGLAFYIQGPNLTETQWQQLSALLHDRMMETVFTDLQQAEQLFSHHQPAPVQRVDILAQGRSALEQANIKLGLALAPDEIDYLLAAFTGLGRNPTDIELYMFAQANSEHCRHKIFNADWKIDGVDQPKSLFKMIKNTFEHTPDYVLSAYKDNAAVMEGSQVGRFFAAPENGVYGYHQEEAHILMKVETHNHPTAISPWPGAATGSGGEIRDEGATGRGAKPKAGLVGFSVSNLRIPGFEQPWEENFGKPDRIVTALDIMTEGPLGGAAFNNEFGRPALLGYFRTYEERVNSHNGTELRGYHKPIMLAGGIGNIRAGHVQKGEITVGAKLVVLGGPSMNIGLGGGAASSMTSGQSDADLDFASVQRDNPEMERRCQEVIDRCWQLGDHNPILFIHDVGAGGLSNAMPELVSDGGRGGRFELRDILNDEPGMSPLEVWCNESQERYVLAVAPAQMAQFAEICRRERAPYAVIGEATEEKHLTLNDRHFDNQPIDMPLDVLLGKTPKMLRDVTRLQAKGEALQRAEISIADAVKRVMHLPTVAEKTFLITIGDRTVTGMVTRDQMVGPWQIPVADCAVTSASLDSYYGEAMSLGERAPVALLDFAASARLAVGEALTNIAATQIGELKRIKLSANWMSAAGHPGEDAGLYDAVRAVGEELCPALEITIPVGKDSMSMKTRWQEGEEQREMTSPLSLVITAFARIEDVRHTVTPQLRTDKGDNALLLIDLGAGHNALGATALTQVYRQLGDKPADVRDVQQLAGFFNAMQHLVADQALLAYHDRSDGGLLVTLAEMAFAGHCGVQVDIQSLGDDALAALFNEELGAVIQVGAEQRAAVEQMLADHGLANCVHYLGRAVEGDVFDIRSGTDVVYSEKRSTLRLWWAETTWQMQRLRDNPDCADQEHQAKQDERDPGLNAKLTFDPAEDIAAPYIIKQVRPKVAVLREQGVNSHVEMAAAFHRAGFDAVDVHMSDLLAGRTDLQSFQTLVACGGFSYGDVLGAGEGWAKSILFNNRVREEFEAFFHRPETLALGVCNGCQMMSNLRELIPGADHWPRFVRNLSDRFEARFSLVEVANSPSLFMQDMAGSRMPIAVSHGEGRVEVRDAAHLATLEQNNLVALRFVNNYGVVTEQYPANPNGSANGITAVTSASGRATVMMPHPERVFRTVSNSWHPEEWGEDSPWMRMFRNARKQLG, encoded by the coding sequence ATGGAAATACTGCGTGGTTCGCCCGCTTTGTCGGCTTTTCGAATTACCAAACTGCTGTCCCGTTGCCAGGATGCTCATCTGCCAGTAGATGATATCTATGCAGAATATGTTCACTTTGCCGATGTTAGCGCCCCATTGAGTGCTGACGAACATGCCAGACTCCAGCGGCTGCTACAGTATGGGCCATCTCTCCCCGAACATGCGCCAGAAGGGCGTTTACTCTTGGTTACCCCAAGGCCGGGCACTATTTCTCCGTGGTCTTCCAAAGCAACAGATATCGCCCACAATTGTGCATTGCCACAGGTGCTGCGTCTGGAGCGCGGTCTGGCTTTCTATATACAAGGCCCGAACCTGACTGAAACCCAATGGCAACAATTGTCGGCACTGCTGCATGACCGCATGATGGAAACGGTCTTTACTGATTTGCAGCAAGCTGAGCAACTGTTCTCTCACCACCAGCCAGCCCCAGTGCAACGGGTGGATATTCTGGCGCAGGGCCGCAGTGCACTGGAGCAGGCCAATATTAAATTAGGTCTGGCACTGGCTCCGGATGAAATTGATTATCTGTTGGCCGCCTTTACCGGCCTTGGGCGTAACCCGACAGATATCGAGCTGTATATGTTTGCTCAGGCCAATTCTGAGCATTGCCGCCATAAGATTTTTAATGCGGATTGGAAAATTGATGGTGTTGACCAGCCTAAGTCGCTGTTTAAGATGATCAAAAACACCTTTGAACACACACCGGATTACGTCTTATCTGCCTATAAAGACAATGCCGCGGTGATGGAAGGTTCTCAGGTTGGGCGCTTCTTTGCTGCGCCAGAGAATGGCGTTTATGGCTACCATCAGGAAGAGGCGCATATTCTGATGAAAGTGGAAACCCACAACCACCCGACGGCTATATCGCCGTGGCCAGGCGCGGCTACCGGTTCAGGTGGCGAGATCCGTGATGAAGGTGCCACCGGGCGCGGTGCTAAACCGAAAGCCGGTTTGGTGGGGTTCTCGGTATCTAACTTGCGTATCCCCGGTTTTGAACAGCCGTGGGAAGAGAATTTCGGTAAGCCAGATCGCATTGTTACCGCATTGGATATCATGACCGAAGGCCCATTGGGTGGCGCGGCATTTAACAATGAATTTGGCCGTCCGGCACTGCTGGGTTATTTCCGTACCTATGAAGAGCGCGTGAACAGCCATAACGGCACTGAGTTACGTGGTTACCATAAGCCGATTATGTTGGCGGGCGGGATTGGCAATATCCGCGCGGGTCATGTGCAAAAAGGCGAAATTACCGTCGGTGCCAAGCTAGTGGTGCTCGGTGGGCCATCGATGAACATCGGTTTGGGGGGGGGGGCTGCTTCTTCCATGACATCTGGCCAATCTGATGCAGATCTGGATTTTGCTTCGGTACAGCGTGATAACCCGGAAATGGAGCGCCGCTGTCAGGAAGTGATTGATCGCTGCTGGCAGTTGGGTGACCACAACCCCATCCTGTTTATTCATGATGTCGGTGCTGGCGGTTTGTCCAACGCCATGCCGGAGTTGGTGAGCGATGGTGGCCGTGGTGGTCGCTTTGAACTGCGCGATATCCTCAATGACGAACCGGGTATGAGTCCGTTGGAAGTGTGGTGTAACGAATCCCAGGAGCGCTATGTTCTGGCCGTTGCTCCTGCGCAAATGGCACAATTTGCAGAAATTTGCCGCCGTGAACGTGCACCCTATGCTGTTATCGGTGAAGCCACCGAAGAAAAACATCTGACCCTGAATGACCGCCATTTCGACAATCAGCCGATTGATATGCCGCTGGATGTGCTGTTGGGTAAAACACCGAAAATGCTGCGTGATGTCACCCGCCTACAGGCGAAAGGTGAGGCATTGCAACGGGCTGAAATCAGCATTGCTGATGCAGTGAAACGTGTAATGCATTTGCCAACAGTTGCCGAGAAAACCTTCTTGATAACCATTGGTGACCGCACTGTAACCGGTATGGTCACCCGTGATCAGATGGTTGGCCCATGGCAGATTCCGGTAGCTGACTGCGCGGTAACCAGCGCCAGTCTGGACAGTTATTATGGCGAAGCCATGTCACTGGGCGAACGTGCGCCAGTGGCCTTGCTGGATTTCGCCGCTTCAGCCCGTTTGGCGGTTGGCGAAGCATTGACCAATATCGCCGCGACCCAAATTGGCGAACTTAAGCGCATTAAACTGTCGGCTAACTGGATGTCCGCAGCGGGCCACCCCGGTGAAGATGCCGGTTTGTATGACGCGGTACGTGCGGTGGGCGAGGAGTTATGTCCGGCGCTGGAGATTACCATTCCGGTGGGCAAAGACTCTATGTCGATGAAAACCCGCTGGCAGGAAGGGGAGGAACAGCGCGAAATGACCTCGCCGCTGTCCTTGGTAATTACGGCTTTCGCGCGTATCGAAGATGTTCGCCACACAGTGACCCCACAGCTGCGCACCGATAAAGGTGATAATGCGCTGCTGCTGATTGATTTGGGCGCGGGTCACAATGCGCTGGGGGCGACGGCGTTGACTCAGGTTTATCGCCAGTTAGGGGACAAACCGGCAGATGTGCGCGATGTGCAACAGCTGGCGGGTTTCTTCAACGCGATGCAGCATTTAGTCGCTGATCAAGCCTTGTTGGCCTATCACGACCGCTCTGACGGCGGCCTGTTAGTGACACTGGCTGAAATGGCTTTTGCTGGCCATTGTGGCGTGCAAGTGGATATTCAATCCCTGGGTGATGATGCGCTGGCTGCCTTGTTTAACGAGGAACTGGGGGCGGTGATTCAGGTGGGCGCTGAGCAGCGAGCCGCAGTGGAACAAATGCTGGCAGATCATGGTCTGGCGAATTGTGTCCACTATCTGGGCCGCGCTGTTGAGGGGGATGTCTTTGACATCCGCAGTGGCACTGATGTGGTTTACAGTGAAAAACGCAGCACCTTGCGCTTGTGGTGGGCTGAAACCACCTGGCAGATGCAGCGCCTGCGCGATAACCCGGATTGCGCCGATCAAGAGCATCAGGCGAAACAGGATGAACGTGATCCGGGCCTGAATGCGAAACTGACCTTTGACCCAGCAGAAGATATTGCCGCACCTTACATCATCAAGCAAGTGCGACCAAAAGTGGCAGTGCTACGTGAGCAAGGGGTTAACTCTCACGTGGAAATGGCAGCCGCTTTCCACCGCGCCGGTTTTGATGCGGTTGATGTGCATATGAGCGACTTGCTGGCAGGGCGCACTGATTTGCAATCCTTCCAAACGTTGGTTGCTTGCGGCGGTTTCTCATACGGTGATGTGCTGGGTGCGGGCGAAGGTTGGGCGAAGTCTATTTTGTTCAATAATCGGGTGCGTGAAGAGTTTGAAGCTTTCTTCCATCGCCCTGAAACGCTGGCGTTGGGCGTTTGTAATGGCTGCCAGATGATGTCTAATCTGCGTGAATTGATCCCCGGCGCTGACCATTGGCCACGTTTTGTCCGCAATCTGTCAGACCGCTTTGAAGCGCGTTTCAGTCTGGTTGAAGTGGCAAACAGCCCATCACTGTTTATGCAGGATATGGCCGGTTCACGGATGCCAATTGCTGTTTCACATGGTGAAGGGCGAGTTGAAGTGCGTGATGCCGCGCATCTGGCGACACTGGAGCAAAACAATCTGGTGGCGCTGCGCTTTGTAAATAACTACGGTGTCGTGACCGAGCAGTACCCAGCTAACCCTAATGGGTCCGCTAATGGCATCACCGCAGTCACCAGTGCCAGTGGGCGGGCAACGGTAATGATGCCGCATCCTGAGCGGGTTTTCCGCACTGTCAGTAACTCATGGCACCCAGAAGAGTGGGGCGAAGATAGCCCATGGATGCGTATGTTCCGGAATGCGCGTAAGCAATTGGGATAA
- the mltF gene encoding membrane-bound lytic murein transglycosylase MltF — MTRIKLNYFVIGVVALLLALALWPNIPWRNGQEGQLDRIKARGELRVSTISSPLIYSTGKDGPSGFDYELAKRFADYLGVKLVMTPHHNINDLFDTLDSDDADMIAAGLIYNSERLKRARTGPAYYSVSQQLVYRLGSPRPKSFSDLKGQLIVASGSAHMTTLKQLKQTKYPDLNWGSSVDRSGKELLEQVADGKLDYTLGDSVTIALLQRIHPQLAVAFDVTDEEPVTWYFQQSHDDSLYAAMLDFYSEMVEDGSLARLEEKYLGHVGSFDYVDTKTFLSAIDNVLPSFRPLFEKHAGEIDWRLLAAIAYQESHWNPQATSPTGVRGLMMLTRATASGLGVKDRVDPEESIRGGSVYLQRLMQKVPDTIPEDERIWFALAAYNLGYGHMLDARKLTKNQNGNPDSWVDVKMRLPMLSQKRYYPSTTYGYARGHEAYNYVENIRRYQVSLVGYLQEKEKKAAQHAAIEAELGKAYPVVGPGWSINN; from the coding sequence TTGACGCGCATAAAATTAAACTACTTTGTTATCGGTGTAGTCGCCTTACTTCTGGCTCTCGCGCTGTGGCCCAATATTCCCTGGCGCAACGGCCAAGAGGGGCAACTGGACCGTATAAAAGCCCGTGGTGAACTGCGAGTTAGCACAATAAGTTCACCGCTTATCTACTCGACCGGAAAGGATGGCCCTTCCGGTTTCGACTATGAGCTGGCAAAACGTTTTGCTGACTATCTGGGGGTTAAGTTGGTGATGACCCCTCATCATAATATCAACGATCTGTTTGATACTTTAGATAGTGATGATGCAGACATGATTGCTGCTGGGCTGATTTATAATAGTGAGCGTCTTAAGCGGGCGCGCACCGGCCCTGCCTATTATTCCGTGTCGCAACAATTAGTCTACCGCTTGGGTTCTCCCCGGCCAAAGTCATTCAGTGATCTGAAAGGGCAGCTGATTGTGGCCTCCGGCTCGGCCCATATGACCACATTGAAACAGCTTAAACAGACGAAATATCCGGATCTTAACTGGGGGTCGTCTGTCGATCGCTCAGGAAAAGAGTTATTGGAGCAGGTCGCTGATGGCAAGCTCGATTATACCCTTGGCGATTCTGTCACCATTGCTCTGCTACAACGTATCCATCCACAATTGGCAGTCGCTTTTGATGTCACGGATGAAGAGCCGGTGACCTGGTATTTCCAACAGAGCCATGATGACAGCCTGTATGCGGCGATGCTTGATTTCTACAGTGAGATGGTAGAAGACGGCAGTTTGGCGCGCCTGGAGGAAAAATATCTGGGTCATGTCGGCAGTTTTGATTATGTCGACACGAAAACATTCCTGTCCGCTATCGACAATGTTCTGCCCTCTTTCCGGCCATTATTTGAAAAACATGCTGGCGAAATCGACTGGAGGTTACTGGCTGCCATCGCTTATCAGGAATCCCATTGGAATCCACAAGCGACTTCCCCAACTGGCGTGCGCGGCCTGATGATGCTCACGCGAGCCACCGCAAGTGGTTTGGGAGTCAAAGACCGGGTTGATCCGGAGGAAAGCATTAGAGGCGGATCGGTTTACTTACAGCGGTTGATGCAAAAGGTACCAGATACCATTCCCGAAGATGAACGAATCTGGTTCGCACTGGCGGCATATAATCTGGGCTACGGTCATATGCTCGATGCCCGCAAGTTGACCAAAAACCAGAATGGCAATCCGGACAGTTGGGTTGACGTAAAAATGCGGCTACCGATGTTGAGCCAAAAGCGCTACTACCCAAGCACCACTTATGGCTATGCTCGCGGTCACGAAGCCTATAACTACGTCGAAAACATCCGTCGTTATCAGGTTAGCTTAGTGGGATATTTGCAGGAAAAAGAGAAGAAAGCAGCGCAGCACGCCGCGATTGAAGCCGAGTTGGGTAAGGCTTACCCAGTGGTTGGTCCCGGCTGGTCAATCAATAATTAG
- the tadA gene encoding tRNA adenosine(34) deaminase TadA → MYNARRKSAREVNVSTDNNLSSECDSPAEYSDEYWMQRALALALRAQVEGEVPVGAILVLDNQVIGEGWNRPIRDNDPTAHAEIMALRQGGQVVQNYRLIDATLYVTLEPCVMCAGAMVHSRIRRLVYGANDLKTGAAGSLVDILRHPGMNHQIEITAGVMADACAHQLSAFFRLRREQQKALKLAQRENPEPREM, encoded by the coding sequence GTGTATAATGCACGCCGCAAAAGTGCCAGAGAGGTTAATGTGTCTACTGATAATAATTTGTCTTCTGAATGTGATTCGCCAGCGGAATACAGTGATGAATACTGGATGCAGCGAGCATTAGCATTAGCGCTACGTGCGCAAGTAGAAGGTGAAGTTCCGGTGGGCGCAATATTGGTGCTGGATAATCAGGTAATTGGTGAAGGCTGGAACCGGCCAATTCGTGATAACGACCCTACAGCTCATGCTGAAATCATGGCGCTGCGTCAGGGGGGGCAAGTTGTGCAGAATTATCGCCTGATAGACGCCACTTTATATGTCACTCTGGAGCCGTGTGTGATGTGTGCCGGAGCGATGGTGCACAGCAGGATCCGCCGGTTAGTGTATGGCGCTAATGATCTGAAAACGGGTGCAGCAGGATCATTGGTCGATATTTTGCGCCACCCAGGAATGAACCATCAGATAGAGATAACGGCGGGTGTGATGGCCGACGCCTGCGCTCATCAATTAAGCGCGTTTTTCCGCCTGCGGCGCGAACAGCAAAAAGCACTGAAACTCGCGCAGCGGGAAAATCCTGAACCGCGCGAGATGTAA
- a CDS encoding DUF2157 domain-containing protein, whose translation MKLNKKSAVIVRKTLDGWAKEGVIPEEEHQRLLENIDVQPFDWRRLAGYAFLAALASLVIAIGSLMADTFLLAWISQFFRFDPPVRVVVTGILAATFYGWGFYRRRQDPSKIYSNEAVLFLGVIFTAAAIGQLGEWLDNGSGRISVLLLLGTVIYGVVGWFGRSPLVWLFALLSLGNAFGAETGYLSGWGAYWLGMSYPVRFIAFGLLLCASALTLQPQLAARRLDRVSQAMGLLYLFIALWLLSIFGNYGDIDHWYQVRQIELMHWSLLFALAAAAAIWLGLKRDDAMLRGFGLTFLAINLYTRFFEFFWDSMPKTIFFLLLGISLWLLGRHAERVWRLGHHENDVTH comes from the coding sequence ATGAAGCTCAACAAGAAGAGCGCGGTAATTGTGCGCAAAACCCTTGATGGATGGGCCAAAGAAGGAGTTATTCCTGAAGAAGAGCATCAGCGTTTGTTGGAAAATATTGATGTTCAACCTTTTGACTGGCGCAGGTTGGCGGGTTACGCCTTCCTTGCGGCACTGGCATCACTGGTCATCGCCATTGGTAGCCTGATGGCTGATACTTTCCTGCTCGCCTGGATTAGCCAATTTTTCCGTTTTGATCCCCCTGTTCGAGTCGTCGTTACGGGCATATTAGCAGCGACCTTTTACGGCTGGGGTTTTTACCGACGCCGACAAGATCCCAGTAAAATCTATAGTAACGAGGCCGTGCTGTTCCTCGGTGTGATTTTTACCGCTGCGGCTATCGGTCAGCTTGGCGAATGGCTGGATAACGGCAGTGGCCGTATCTCGGTATTATTGTTACTTGGCACGGTGATTTACGGGGTGGTTGGCTGGTTTGGCCGCTCACCACTAGTCTGGTTATTTGCTCTACTGTCACTGGGAAATGCATTTGGCGCAGAAACCGGTTATCTGTCCGGTTGGGGCGCATACTGGTTAGGAATGAGCTACCCCGTGCGCTTTATCGCCTTTGGCTTGCTGCTTTGCGCCAGTGCATTGACACTACAACCGCAACTGGCTGCACGTCGGCTGGATCGAGTTTCGCAGGCAATGGGGCTGCTTTATCTGTTTATTGCCCTGTGGCTACTGTCTATTTTTGGTAATTACGGTGATATCGACCATTGGTATCAAGTGCGCCAAATTGAGTTAATGCACTGGAGCCTTTTGTTTGCTCTCGCGGCAGCAGCAGCCATCTGGCTGGGGCTAAAACGCGATGATGCCATGCTACGCGGTTTTGGCCTGACATTTTTAGCCATTAACTTGTATACCCGTTTCTTTGAATTCTTCTGGGATAGCATGCCGAAAACAATTTTCTTCCTGTTACTCGGCATCAGCTTGTGGCTACTGGGGCGGCACGCTGAACGGGTCTGGCGGCTTGGTCACCACGAAAATGATGTGACTCACTAG
- the yfhb gene encoding phosphatidylglycerophosphatase C, giving the protein MTKVSNAESVSTTAEPPSASVKRVVFFDLDGTLHQQDMFGSFLRFLLRHLPLNLLLVIPLLPVIGLGLLVGGRCARWPMSLLLWAITFGRREAHLRDLELRFVNEFRQKVTEFPVVMMRLRQYLKSTDAQVWLITGSPQRLVEQVYHDSDFIHHLRLVGSRMARRNGGWVLPLRCLGAEKVLQLEQRLGSPLKLYSGYSDSKQDNPLLHFCEHRWRVSKTGELQQLE; this is encoded by the coding sequence ATGACCAAGGTTTCGAATGCAGAATCAGTAAGCACTACTGCCGAGCCACCATCGGCAAGTGTCAAACGTGTTGTCTTCTTTGATTTAGATGGCACTTTGCATCAGCAAGATATGTTTGGCAGTTTTTTGCGTTTTCTGCTGCGCCATCTGCCACTGAATCTGTTGTTAGTTATTCCATTATTGCCCGTTATTGGCTTGGGATTATTGGTCGGTGGGCGTTGTGCGCGCTGGCCAATGAGTTTGTTGTTGTGGGCGATCACTTTTGGCCGACGTGAAGCACATCTGAGGGATTTAGAATTGCGCTTTGTGAACGAATTTCGCCAAAAAGTCACTGAATTTCCGGTGGTGATGATGCGTTTACGTCAATATTTAAAGAGCACAGACGCGCAGGTATGGCTTATCACCGGCTCTCCGCAACGGCTAGTGGAGCAGGTTTACCACGATTCGGACTTTATCCATCATTTACGGCTGGTGGGGAGCCGTATGGCGCGGCGCAATGGCGGGTGGGTGTTGCCACTGCGCTGTTTAGGGGCAGAAAAAGTGCTGCAATTAGAACAGCGCTTGGGGTCTCCACTGAAACTCTACAGCGGTTACAGTGACAGTAAACAGGATAATCCACTGCTGCATTTCTGCGAACACCGTTGGCGGGTCAGTAAGACCGGTGAATTACAACAGTTGGAATAA
- the murQ gene encoding N-acetylmuramic acid 6-phosphate etherase, giving the protein MNLGALISESRNPDTMDLDTLSTLEMLTRINDEDRKVPEAIRLVIPTIAQAVDLAAKALRDGGRLIYLGAGTSGRLGVLDASECPPTFGVPHGRVIGLIAGGPGALLKAVEGAEDDVSLGERDLRDLQLNATDMVVGLAASGRTPYVIGALRFARQLGCPTAAISCNPDSPIAQEALIAISPVVGPEALTGSTRMKSGTAQKLVLNMLSTGAMVKLGKVYQNLMVDVKATNVKLVDRACRIVVEATGASRAEAENALSQTEFEVKPAILMILKGVSAEQARLDLQQHNGYLRAAL; this is encoded by the coding sequence ATGAACTTGGGTGCTTTGATTTCTGAAAGTCGCAATCCAGATACGATGGATCTGGATACGCTCTCCACATTGGAGATGTTGACCCGTATTAATGATGAAGACAGGAAAGTACCCGAGGCGATTCGTTTGGTGATCCCCACTATTGCGCAGGCGGTAGATTTAGCGGCTAAAGCCTTACGGGACGGAGGCCGGTTGATCTATCTTGGCGCGGGCACCAGCGGGCGGCTTGGCGTGTTAGATGCCTCGGAATGTCCGCCGACTTTTGGTGTGCCTCATGGTAGGGTTATCGGCTTAATTGCCGGTGGCCCCGGTGCATTACTCAAAGCGGTGGAAGGTGCCGAAGATGATGTATCACTTGGCGAGCGGGACTTGCGAGATTTGCAGTTGAACGCAACAGATATGGTGGTTGGGCTAGCCGCTTCCGGCCGTACCCCCTATGTTATTGGTGCGCTGCGTTTTGCCCGCCAACTCGGATGCCCCACTGCGGCTATTTCCTGTAATCCGGATTCTCCTATCGCGCAAGAAGCTCTGATCGCGATTTCACCGGTGGTTGGGCCTGAGGCGCTTACTGGCTCTACCCGCATGAAATCCGGCACGGCACAAAAATTAGTTCTGAATATGTTATCGACCGGCGCGATGGTGAAGTTAGGTAAGGTCTATCAAAACCTGATGGTGGATGTAAAAGCCACTAATGTGAAATTAGTCGATCGCGCATGCCGCATAGTGGTTGAAGCCACCGGAGCCAGCCGTGCCGAGGCTGAAAATGCCTTATCGCAAACCGAATTTGAAGTTAAACCGGCTATCTTGATGATCCTAAAAGGGGTCAGTGCTGAGCAAGCACGTTTGGATCTACAACAACATAATGGTTATTTGCGGGCTGCATTGTAA
- a CDS encoding helix-turn-helix domain-containing protein — protein sequence MIKKISDWHPADIIAAIRKKGSTLSAVSRNSGLSSSTLTNALTKPWPKGEYIIADFLDIHPSEIWPTRYYDQNSGEKINREAKIRKRINR from the coding sequence ATGATCAAAAAAATATCGGACTGGCATCCTGCGGATATAATAGCTGCGATACGTAAAAAAGGCTCTACGCTCTCTGCGGTATCGCGAAATTCAGGTTTAAGTTCAAGTACGCTTACTAATGCGCTAACCAAGCCCTGGCCTAAAGGCGAGTATATCATTGCGGATTTTTTGGATATTCATCCATCAGAAATATGGCCGACAAGATATTATGACCAAAACTCCGGAGAGAAAATAAATAGGGAAGCTAAAATAAGAAAGAGGATTAACCGTTGA